DNA from Lagenorhynchus albirostris chromosome 15, mLagAlb1.1, whole genome shotgun sequence:
TCCATTAGAACTCATAATGAATTACTTCAAGCAGCAAAGCAAAAATCTGACTCTCATTTCTTACTCTCAGTTTGTTTTAAACAATTGGGTGGTGGTGATAAGGGTCTTTCTTGGGCAAAGAACCGAGGATAGCAAGGCCGCCTCGGGTGCTCAGGGCTCCGGTGGGAGCTGGCCGTCAGCCACAAAGGGGAGGACTTGGACTTGGATGATGTGGTGAGGGCATGGGAGGGCGAGGAGATGGGTACAGGCCAGGCACAGGCGGGACCAGACTTTCAGGCTGCCTGCTTTTATAGAGCAgaggcttcttttcttttcttttttttgcggtacgcgggcctctcactgttacggcctctcccattgcggagcacaggctccggacgcgcaggctcagctggcatggctcacgggcccagccgctccgcggcatgtgggatcttcccggacgggggcacgaacccgtgtcccctgcatcggcaggcggactctcaaccactgcaccaccagggaagccctcctgtctTGTTTATCCTTAGACCCTGACACAGTTGCAATGAAATGAAGACATTCGCTTCTTATTGCAAATCCTGGAAAACCAAAATTACTGTTGCCAAACGCTTGGAGCCCTGGCCTGCTGGCTTCGGTCTGCTGGACGAAATTCTTAATCACCCGTTGGGCCAGTGAACCAAATTCTGTTGTCTGTTCTAATCGTTTGAAGGCTATGAGTGTGTTTCCCTAATGAGATGCCCTCACCCCTTTCATGAGCCTCACGGAGCCCAGGACAGAGTTCGAGCAGATGGAGGGTAGTATTACTCATACTTGACCATACTTTGTTCATGACGTATAAACATCCAGGATCACCCAGATCTAGCCAGTCTATTTTGCTGCATAGTTTTGAAGAGACGCCATGCTTTCAGACTGAAGAAAGTAGGCTTAGAATAAGTGCTCTGATGTTCTATTGTGAAATAGGAGAAGGACTGTCCTTCCCAGCCCATCTCCCCGGGACACTGCAGACCTGGCAGGAAAGCATTCACTTCCTGCCCACGACTGTGAGATGCATTATGTCACAGCGGGGATAACTTCCAAATCCTATTTTTAGAGGTGATGAGGGGGAAGCCAAGTCCAGCCTCGAGCTGGAAGGAACCCAAGGGTTCCTCTGTGAGCCCGAAGGTCTAGGGGGCAACGGCCTCTAAGACCCGCCCTAATCCCTCATGCTGTCCTCTCTCACGTTTTGAGTCCCCACGTGGCTCTACTGGGCGTGGTACAGGATGTTCTCATGAATCATCTCAAGTCCATTGAACAGTCCCAGCACCAGTGCCAAGGTCGAGCTTTAAACCTGAGTCTGTATTTCCTTCACAGTGTGCTGAACTGTAGCACACACTCCTCTCCTAGAATCGCAGGCTGGGTGACAGCCTAATACAAGATGACATGTTTCCAAAGGTGAAAGATTGAAAGAGACTTTAAAACTCATTGCTATTGGacaataaaatgcttagaatTCAGCAAAGAAAGGCCAAGGGATCTtcgttttaaaatatagttttactctgattcaaaaagatacatgcgggcttccctggtggcgtggtggttgagagtccgcctgctgatgcaggggacacgggttcgtgccccggtccgggaagatcccacatgccgtagagtggctgggcccgtgagccatggccgctgagcctgcgcatccagagcctgggctccgcaacgggagaggccacagcagtgagaggcccgcgtacagaaaaggaaaaaaaaaaaaaagatacatgcaccccaatgttcacggcagcactattcacaatagccaagacacggaagcaacctaaatgtccatcaacagaggaatggataaagaagatgtggtacatatatacaatggactattactcagccataaaaaagaatgaaataatgccacttgtagcaacatggatggacctagagattatcatattaagtgaagtaagtcagacacagaaagacaaatatcatatgctatcactaatatgtggaatattaaaaaatgatacagatgaatttATTCACAAAAGAGaagtagacccacagacatagaatacaaacttatggctaccaaaggggaagggtggagagggatacattaggagcttgggattaacagacacaaactactatatataaaattgaaaaacaaaaaggatttactgtggggcttccctggtggcgcagtggttgagagtccgcctgccgatgcaggggacacgggttcgtgccctggtccgggaggatcccacatgccgcagggcggctgggcccgtgagccatggtcactgagcctgcgcgtccagagcctgtgctccgcaacgggagaggccacagcagtgagaggcctgcgtaccgcaaaaaaaaaagaaaaaggaaaaaaggatttactgtacatCACAGgcaactatagtcaatatcctttaataaactaataaaccataatggaaagtaatatgaaaaagaatatatatgtatgtatgtataactgaattacttagctgtacgcctgaaactaacacaacactgtaaatcaactatacttcaattaaaaattttttaattaaaaaataaaaattaaatgttttaaattttcaaaatcatgtgaaataaagacaaagagaggatGCCAGTCTCTTTCACAGAACGCCTTCCATGCATGTGGCCCTTGTTCAACTTTCACGTCTTTCATTCAGAGAGAATGATGACTGGCCTCGTTGTGAAGGTGAATTTTACGTGTCAGCTTTACTGGGCccagggatgcccagatagctggtgaGACATTGTTTCTGGTTGTATCTGTGAGGGCGTTTCTGGAAGGGATTAGCatctgaatcagtagactgaataAAGATGGGCTCAAACTGGGctggcatcatccaatccactgagggtcTGGATGGGACAAAAAGGGCAGAGGAAGGATATTTTCGACCCcttcttgagctgggacatccatcaTGTCCTGCCCTCAGACATCCGAGCTCTGGTTTCTGGTCCAGGAGTGTTAAGCCACCCACCCTCCCAGTTCTCTAGCTCACAGACGGCATATCATAGCAtatctcagcctccataattacaTGAGCTGATTCccataataaatctcctcttcTGTATCCATGTATATCCTgctagttctgtttctctggagaaccctgactgatacacttGTGAATaagattaaaaggcagagattaagACAATCCCTTTTTGTAAACACTTACAGAAAACCATGTGCAAACTCGTGATCATTTTCCCCCCTCACTTCAAGAGAATGGGGTGTTTGCCTTATATTGCTGGgtgttaaaagtaaaaaaaatcacacaccaTATTATATTAAAGATcctgaagaaggaaaactgtcacatGTCTGTGACGGGctatccaacagaactttctgtgatggtgGAAATGTTCTTTTCCTGCACTGTCCCAAAGCAGTGGCCACTGGCCCCGTACAGCTGTCGAGCCCTTGAAAGGTAACTATTGTAAGAAttgaattttagattttattgattttaattaaaatttaagtagTCACATGTAGTAGCATCTACTCTATTTGGATAGGACAGGTATAATGTCCATAACTTTAGATCCattcaagatctttttttttagtctttgacCACGGGTGGAAAAGTCTGAGGCTGGTGTGGCCAGTGCAGCCTGAGGTGAGTGAACATTCAAGTATGATGTGGAAGGTCTGACGTTCATCCTTGAAGACCCCCATCAACACCGAGAAGTGAACAGCGTCGTCCTCTCCAGACAAAACTTGGATTCTCTGATGTAACACCTGTCATTTTCCCAAGCAGAAAGTCAAATATCAAATCAGTACTTTTGTAAGAGCTGAGAGTTCCCATTTCCCCATTCATGCCCCTCGTACCTCCAGCCTTTCACTTCATTACGTAACGAGGAACCAAGAGCTGGGCTCTCCAATCTGAAGGGCTTGGTTTCATTCACTCGTTGTCTCCAGCACCTACTAGGAtgcctggtatacagtaggtgtCCAATCAGCATTTGCTGAATGTTGAATGACTATCTTGGAAAGAAGTGAcaaggaaaagacaaaacaaaacagcatgaACAACGAACTGTGTTCTTCAACTGTTTAAATCACGTCTCTGCCGGTTACCAGCTATGCCGTCTGGCCTCCGTGGCTACTCAAATGTAAGAGATCGTTCTGACTGGGAGAGCTGCTGCCTCTTCACGCTGCAGGGGTGGGAGGTCAATGAATGGATGTTATTAGCTCTCCAAATGGTCTGCTGCCTGATGGTGGTCGAAATATTCTTAGGAGTTTGAACATTATCGTTAGTTTCTCTTTTAATAAAACATCCTCATTCTAACACAACTTAAGAGAACAGTAAAAACGGGGCTAAACCATGTTCATAAAGAGAGGAGTTTTATAACATAAAGACAAGAGTTTCATGAGAAACTCAGGCCAGATTCTGGGATCTTGCAAAATCTCTCTGAGGAGCTTTGCACATTGCGTGTTTGAATCAAGCAGGAGAGAGGGAGCAATACCCGAGCAATTTTTCCCCAAGAGACCCAAACGGAAATATCCCACAAAGAGGAAGCCTGGAGTTTATTCAgactgcttttattttaataagtccTAAGTGGTACTGAGAACATTTCCAAGAAATTAAATTGCTTGTAAGCTATTTATATATACTCTATTATcacaatttatcattttaaaaaattccagtagGTCTTTTACCAAAATGCCCCAGAAAGAGCAATCATTCATTGACATTACAGAATAATAGCCATTCCCAATATTTTAACAGACTCTGACGTTTTAGGAATATTTCACTACGAGCCACCAAAGAAATCTAAAGTCGTGATTTCTGTagtgaaaaaaaaacactcattgGTGTAGCAGATTTCCCTTTAAGGGTCTCCAAGACGCTCTCACACATGCATCGGGCTCAGGACAAGCTCACTGTGGCCCAAGCTGGATCAGCACAGACCCAGGCCCTTCTGAAGTGGCCTGTGGGTTCAGCCACTCTGGGCAGAAGTGAATACTCTGACGAAACCACtgctcttgttttttgttttgttttttaaattaattattatttatttttggctgtgttgggtcttcgttgctgtgtgtgggctttctctagttgtaagcgggggctactctttgttgtggtgcgcgggcttctcattgcagtggcttctcttgctgcggagcacaggctctaggcgcgcgggcttcagttgttgtggcacgtgggctcagcagtcgtggctcaagggctctagagcgcaggctcagtagttatggtgcacgggcttagttgctcccgcggcacgtgggatcttccggaccagggctcgaacccgtgtcccctgcattggcaggcggatttttaaccactgcgccaccagggaagccccaccactgCTCTTGTTGATACAGTGTGAAAATGCCGTTTCATACTGAAAGTCGCTCTCCCGAATAAACACAAAACCACCAAATTCATGTTTCTAGCACATGGACCTTCTTGTTTCAAAGCACCAGCTAAGGGCATTGATTTAAAGAGTTACAATCTTATCACTCTTGCTGAGCTTAACAAAGCACAGTGAACTGAACCAGTGCCAGCATTTTTACGTTCATTTTTGCTTAAGAATTTGGAGAAacaaaataactggaaaaaacaCCCCAAGACCTTCCCTGAAACAAGACACACCCTAAGTGAACACGTGGCTCCCTCTTGTGGCAAAAGCAGACCTCACATGTCCACTGCTGGGCTTGCTTCACACCCCACCCATGCATTCCCCTCAAATTAGCCAGCTACATTCAAATGACCCTGAATTACTAAGATTACTAAAAACACACAGTCTGGGCAGTGGCGTCCCATCCACTGGGGCTGGCTTCAGTTGTCCAGAGGGAGGTGAGAATATTCTGTTGAAATAGGCCCAGAGTGATAAAGGCCACTTAGTAAAGTAGCTACTTGACCTTCCCATCCTACATTCGACCTCATCTGCCAACTTAAAATGCAACGTGCATATGTACCCTTAGCGTCAAAAATAAGCATTACCTTAAAAACACATcctatacagatttttttaaaagaaaaatcaggtttCTTCAGTCACACCAAGAGCCGTATCAAAGTGTTTCAACTATGAAAACGTCGGGTTTTCCCACTGAGAGAAGGGGGCTCTCTGGGAGTTAACCCCCAGTCTCCTCGCCTGGCAGGTCCCTTGGCCCGAACGATTCTCATCCAGAACGAACCAGGCATTTTCATCCCTTGTTCTGGATCCCACTTCCTCCTCCCAACAAACTAAATCCAGAGCCAGAAGAGTTAAGTCATTTTTGGTGTCATActcaccatattaaaaaatgtcatgaagaacctagggggaagacaggaataaagacacagacctactagagaatggacttgaggatatggggagagggaagggtaagctgtgacaaagcgagagagtggcacggacatatatacactcccaaagtaaggtagatagctagtgggaagcagccgcatagcacagggagatcagctcggtgcttagtgaccacctagaggggtgggatagggagggtgggagggagggagacgcaagagggaggagatatgggaacatatgtatatgtataactgattcactttgttataaagcagaaactaacacaccattgtaagcaattatactccaataaagatgtaaataaataaataaatgatacaaatgttaaaaaacaaaacagctgatTCCAACCTTCCAAGACCCTTTGTAGAGACAGTGTGAAAATACAGGCAATAAAGAGGCAGATCAGAGAATATAACACATCCAACCCAAATCAATATATACGCAGAATCAAAGGGAGGTGTCTGGTAAGATATTCTTGTTGGGAATCCCTAATCgagggaaaaaaggagaagcTGATTTTAACAGAAActctaaatgtttaaatgttttaaaattcacgTATCTGCCAAACTTACCCTGCCTACCACTCCTCTGAAGGCAGGGACCAGAACATGGTTCAATCTCTCTCCCAAAAGGCATCACAAGGCTGGAAGATGAGTTTGTTTCCCTTACCGCTGCAATCTCAGTTTCTACGTGAATTCAGACAAGTGTATGTTTGCCCCATAGAGAACAAAGTACCTGCATGGAAAATAAGCCAACTCCCCTCTTTTCTCAGATCACTGTCACATAGTCGTAGGTGTTTCTAAACAGGAATGAGTACTTATCAAGTCatgggaggggggcggggagtgACAAGGAACAGCGCTGTGTCCTAGCTATGACATCCCCTTGCGTGTCCTACAAAGAACTagactctttttttaatatatatttatttatttatttggctgtgctgggtcttagctgcggcttgcaggatcttcgttgtggtatgcaggacttttttttttagttgcggcatgcgggatctagttccctgacaagggaccaaacccaggcccccggcattgggattgtggagtcttaaccactggaccatcagggaagtcccggaacTAGACTTTTCGATGCATCTGAGAATTTGGTTGAAAAGAGGCAGCAACGTAagtgtgatagttaattttaccTCACCTTGACGTGCTAAGGGATGCCctgatagctggtaaaacattaatTCTGGGTGTGTGAGAGTATTTCTGGAAGAGATCATTAGCACTTGAATCGGTGGACTGAGTAAAGATCACACTCATCATTTCAGGTGGGCATCTAAAacgttgagggcctgaatagaacaaaaaggagaAAGGGCAATTTTGCTCTTTGCTTGAGCTGAAACATCCACCTTCTTCTGCCCTTGGACATTGGtgtccctggttctcaggccttagGACTTGGACTGAATgacaccaccagctttcctgagtctcttgtttgcagatggcagatggtgagacttctcagcctctattACCATGTAAGCCAATTCCTATCATAAATCTCCTCATATCCATATCTGTATatcctgttgtttgttttttaaatatttatttggttgcactgggtcttagttttggcaggcaggctctttagttgcagctctcgggctccttagttgtggcatgcatgtggtaATCtcgttccctaaccagggatcgaacctgggctccctgcattgggagctcagagtcttagccactgctcCACCACGGAAGTTCCTATCCTattgtctgtttctctggagaatgacTAATACAGCAACTTAAGTCAAAGGAGCACAGAGACTTGCTGCTTTCTCCAAGTCATCTTAGATAAGCAACAGTGGCAGAGTGCTtgtaatcttaaaaataatagaagacaAGCTTTAAGAGCTAGAAAACTGAGCCGGTTTCCAATCTTGAAGCACACTTCTTGTTTCTGATAGAAACAGAACACTTAGTAGGTAGATGGGAAATTAAGCCcacttccttaaaaaaactaaaagcagggcttccctggtggtgcagtagttgagagtccgcctgccgatgcaggggatacgggtttgtgcccgggtccgggaagatcccacatgccgcggagcggctgggcccgtgagccatggccgctgagcctgtgcgtccggagcctgtgctccgcaacgggagaggccacaacagtgagagaaccgcgtacagaaaaaaaataactaaaagcattgggatttccctggtgacgcagtggttaagaatccgcctgccgatgcaggggacacgggttcgagccctggtccgggaagatcccacatgctgccgagcaactaagcccgtgcgccacaactattgagcctgcactctagagcccgcgagccacaactactgagcccgcgtgccacaactgctgagcctgctcctagagcccgcgagccacaactactgagcctgtgtgccacaactactgaagcctgcgcgcctagagcccgtgctccgcaacaagagaagccaccgcaatgagaagcccgtgcaccgcaacaaagagtagcccccgctcgccgcaactagagaaagcccgcgtgcagcaacaaagagccaacgcagccaaaactaaataaattaaaaaaacaaaaaactaaaagctaaaaGCATTAAAGTTAACTGGAGAATTCCACTCTAATACAGTGCTAAGGCACAGCTCCCCTATAAAAATTCCTTGTGTCATGTACCTGAACAATTTCAAAAATGAACTGTAAAGAATCTACTcagaacacaggcagaacagAACTACAGCCATGCCTGCTCCTGCTCCTTAAACAAACCGCTGTTTACCAGAAGTAACCAGCCCTCAAAGATGCCTCACACCCAACGGCACAGGCTACAAAGATGAGGTGTGTCTGATCTGGCGGGGCCGCCTCACACCCTCCCAACTCAACCCGCAACACTTCAGTTAAAACATCTTGGTACGCCTCTATAAAGGAAGATCATTTGTTTCAGGATAAAGGAAACTTTATCCTACGAAGATGACCTTTCCCAAGCAGTCAGGCCCTTTGCAAACAATATTCTCTAATCAAATTTCAGCTGTGCATATATACAGCTCAAGGGATAGTTTGCAGAGTTTGAAGTGCAAATAAGAGTGAacagatgctttttttaaaaaaagaaatttattttcggctgcattgggtctttgttgctgcacgcgggctttttctctagttgcggtgaatgggggctactctttgctgcggtgtgcgggcttctcattgcggtggcttccctttgttgtggagcacgggctctaggcgcgcgggcttcagtagttgcagcacgtgggctcagtagttgtggctcgcgggctctagagcacagactcagtagttgtggcacatgggcttagttgctccgcggcatgtgggatcttcccggacgagggctcgaacccgtgtcccctgcattggcaggcggattcttaactactgtgccaccagagaagtccagagatgcttcttttaaaattgatCCAATTCATCCAAGTTTccataaaattggaaaaatgagGTAACATTTTGGAAGCAAAGGAGAGCCAAGTAGAAGCTACCATCCTGTGGAATGTTATTTAGGCCTCTAACTTCAAATGGTTACGTTGAATGTACAGATTATCACTTGGATGAGGTGTGTTTCAAAGCTTCCAGCACTGGCTGGTGTTTAAAGGCCATTTCCAGCTCTGAGTTCATATGGTTTAGGAGATCCCttaattctatttcttctctttggaaagtttaagaagaatttaaaaattatctatggCAAAGTGCAAAAAGAATCTTATAGcacatttcttttccctttttttttttttttttttttggcgtgccgagaggcttgtgggatcctatttccccaaccagagagCAAACCTGGgccttcagcagtgaaagcacagagtcttttcactggactgccagcgaaGTCCCCACATTTCTTACTCTCTGTGAAATTATAGTAAATGGTCTATATGCATTTTAGAATACACATGCCAAGCTCCAAAATATGTCTTGCTTCCTAGCTATAAAATCAAGTCACGTAAAGAATGATCGATTTAAACgcaagtttcttaattttttattctctatAGGCTTGCAACTTCATAATCACTTCAAGATCTCAacattcaaatgtttaaaaaaaaaagattttatgatTTCCAAATGAGAATAACCGAGTCCAAGATTTTGTGCTATACACTGTTTCTAAATTTAAAGTGATTGTGCTGTTCAATCTTTAAGAACAGAATCCATaaaggcaaaaaagaagaaaatgcatataaatgtcagaatttttaaaacaggcTTCCCTTGGCTTTCATTGCCAAAATGATacaacttaaaatatttcaaatgagtgATCCCTTTTATAATTCAATCATGGAAACAATTTATTCAAAAGAATATCTTCTCTactaattgctttaaaaattaaaatgtttatagaagGCCTTCTTTCACAGTCATGAAACTTCATACGCTATAGTTATCATCACCTCTTTACCCCAGAACTTtccacaggagaggccacctTCAGACAGAACTGGAACCAATATAGCACCAAAGGGAAAAATTTCAGCTTAGTGTAagtgtattaaaaaattaatgtaaaaaaaaattgagagctTTTCCACAAAGCTTTTAGAAAAAACACACTTTATTCTGATATAACTATATGAAAACACTTCAAGTTAATTTAGTTAATGCTAAGCAGGAAATTCTGTATTTGTTGTCTGCAATTGGTTGAAAATTTACAGACTTGGAATttacaaagcaaaattaaaaaaaaaaacagttgatgAGTCATAGAAAGTTCCATCTCAAAGTAGCAGACtgagtttaaaacaaaaaggcggggggcagggagaaggtgTTGACAGGAAAACAGTTCCCATTCTGAAACACTGAAATGTGTCATCTCGTTTCACCACCCACGGGTGACCCCTAGGCGGAGTGTCCACTAACCAGGGCTTTAATCGTTCAGTCAAGTCGGTGTCCTTTTAGACCGGCTAAAGATCGTTCCTTCCACAAGGGTTCTTACTTTGGGGTTCTCTGAGCGCACCCCCCATAACCAAGGAGCACAATACTGCATTCCATTACATCCGGGGAGGAAAGTGAGAGTTGAGTTCCAACGTAACTTGACGACATGCTTTTCATTCTCTGCTTCCAACCTTCTAAATCAGCCAATGACTTTGTGCTAAAAGACTTGCATGTGAGGAGGGCAGCATTAATAATGAAGACAAGGGGAACCAAGCCTACACATGTAAAATACGACATTTATTATGCTAAAGaacaggttttatttttcatttccccaAAACACTGAAATAGCACACGGCATAGTAATTTAGCACACAATATAAACTGATAGATGCAATCAATAATTCCGAAAATGGTTAAGCCTTACTTTCGGACTCTTTAAAAACTTACGCTCTTAAGTGCCTTTTATCAAAGTGATCAACACACAACAAAAGGTGTtctctcagaaaaaaaatcttagtgtAAGAGATACCTCGACTCCTAGAAACTGGAAACCTTCTCTAAGGGAAATGCTTGATTTTTCTCTATAACTGAGCCCCGGCAGACAGGCTCAAGCTCATTTTTTATTCTGAGTAACACTGCTAGGGTTCCTAGCTTGAGAAAGCGTTATCTAAAGGTAAGGTTAATATTGCAACTTTCACCATAGGGCCTCCATTTAAATTGCATGTCAAGTGGAAGGAAAgggatgtgagaaaaaaaatcagattttgcTCAAATTATTCTGCGAAATGCAGAAATGGTAACAGCTTACCATTAACTCAGCCTGGCTCAGAGTCGACTTTACAAATATCTACTCCCATTAGATGGTCAGAGACAGTCTAGAAAGACAGTATCTGGGACAGCAGCCCTTTAGGATGGGTGCTGAAggtaaattaaaaactttgttaAATCTTTTGATTCTAATCTGATATTTATATAGGATATATCAATATTCTCCTTGACATGGCTTCCCAACTCTGCGTGTCTTTCAAGCACAATTTAAAACTCAAAATTTTCCTTCTGATTCAACCAGCTCTCCATGAGTTTAAATTCCACTGACTTTAAGTATGTCTGGTCATGCAAACCAAAGCAGGAGCTTCATGGCTGTACCCTGTGCATCCAGACCTAATGCAAAAGAAATCATTCTAggacaacttttaaaaatctatttttattgttcTGTCTGTACCTTAACTATGGCATAAGAGATTTGCTAATTCAGAAGCTTGTAGAGCCAGTAACGCCAGTGGTTCCTGCAGATCATCTGAGGTACTTTTTACTCGTGAAAGCATTTTCTTGTATTCTCCTCTTTGCTCTGAAAACATGGGCTTTGAATGGCCAGGGAAAACACATTTTGTCTCATCATTCAAGAATATTTGGGGATGTGCGTGCAGCAGTGCAGACAGGACGGAACGTAGGCGAGAGGGTTCCGACTCAGAGTCCAGCTTCTCCAGCAAAGCGCTTGGTGGTCCATTCTCAGAAATCCCCATTTCTAACCATTTTTGATGGCACGGTAGTCCTGACCCCCAAGGCTTTCCTCTGTGGCTCCATCCTCCGGGGCTGTCAGTGGCCCTGGGCCCTCCTCCCAGCCAGTCCCTACCATAAGCTCCCCCGACGCCAAAGGATGCCCCAGCAAAATGTTCTTCTGTGGGAGCAAAGAACAGATCGACAGTCTTGCTCTGAGCAGCTGCTGAAGCTGAATTTCTTCGTATTGGTTCTTGCAGATATGCAAGCACTTTGTTGCCATCGTGAAGCAAGAGGCTGACCTCACTCAgatcatttttcatttccagtgATAACTCCTCATTTTGTGAATTTCCATTTACATCAACCGCAGGCTTATTCATCCTGGAA
Protein-coding regions in this window:
- the LOC132504803 gene encoding salivary gland specific protein SAGSIN1 isoform X4, producing MAAALSGLAVRLSRSAAARSYGVFCKGLTRTLLIFFDLAWRLRINFPYLYIVASMMLNVRLQSFNIQQMLIGHLLYTRHPSRCWRQRVNETKPFRLESPALGSSLRNEVKGWRCYIRESKFCLERTTLFTSRC